The following coding sequences lie in one Heyndrickxia oleronia genomic window:
- a CDS encoding MarR family winged helix-turn-helix transcriptional regulator, which translates to MHKWNQSYGFLLGKILQQMENKFAEGLIPFNINARQYGVLLFIQENPYSSQKDISDNLQIDRTTMVSHIDHLETLGFVERAKNPNDRRSYSLMITEKGNDVLDSRWEFLNNIELGVLAPLNHNEKQLLKDLLVKVWKSL; encoded by the coding sequence TTGCATAAATGGAATCAATCATATGGTTTTTTGCTCGGAAAAATTCTCCAACAAATGGAAAATAAGTTTGCTGAAGGACTTATCCCCTTTAATATTAATGCAAGGCAATATGGAGTACTTTTATTTATTCAGGAAAACCCTTATTCATCACAAAAAGATATCTCAGATAACCTACAAATTGATCGGACAACTATGGTCAGTCACATTGATCATTTGGAAACTTTGGGATTTGTTGAAAGGGCAAAAAATCCTAATGATAGAAGATCCTACAGTCTAATGATTACTGAAAAAGGCAATGATGTATTGGATTCGCGTTGGGAATTTTTAAACAATATAGAATTAGGAGTTTTAGCCCCTTTAAATCATAATGAAAAGCAATTACTTAAAGATTTACTTGTTAAGGTTTGGAAATCACTATAA
- a CDS encoding two-component system regulatory protein YycI, translating into MDWNKTKSMFIFVFLILDIFLLVQFSRQFEESKIERLKDPSLEEKLENNNIKYSGLPTETLRSQYVSAKVKKFTEKDIKELTEQDITIGPNKTTLKSKFKKPIKIKSGNDHVLMENILKERILFGDQYKYWKYDKDKKEIVFYQVYENKVFFKNKNGHVILHLNDKNEIESYEQTFLENAEKRREENVLPAITAIGNLLDKNLIMQDSDIKVDLGYYTLIQQTESQVLVPTWHLIVEHDKKKEDLYVNAIEGRVIPKDDKENESLE; encoded by the coding sequence ATGGATTGGAATAAAACAAAGTCGATGTTTATATTTGTATTTCTGATTCTTGATATATTCTTATTGGTCCAGTTTTCCCGCCAATTTGAGGAGAGTAAAATAGAGAGATTAAAGGATCCTTCATTAGAGGAAAAACTAGAAAACAATAATATCAAATATTCAGGATTACCAACTGAAACATTGAGAAGCCAATATGTTAGTGCTAAAGTAAAGAAGTTTACAGAAAAGGATATAAAGGAATTAACTGAACAGGATATAACGATCGGACCCAATAAAACAACGCTCAAATCAAAATTTAAAAAGCCAATAAAAATAAAAAGTGGAAATGACCATGTTCTAATGGAGAACATTCTTAAAGAACGTATTCTGTTTGGGGACCAGTATAAATATTGGAAATATGATAAGGACAAAAAGGAAATTGTTTTTTATCAGGTGTATGAGAATAAGGTTTTCTTTAAAAATAAAAATGGACATGTTATCCTACACTTAAACGATAAAAATGAAATTGAATCCTATGAACAAACATTTTTAGAAAATGCGGAGAAAAGACGTGAAGAAAATGTTTTACCCGCAATAACGGCGATAGGCAATCTTTTGGATAAAAATTTAATCATGCAGGACAGTGATATTAAGGTAGATTTAGGCTATTATACATTAATTCAACAAACTGAATCACAGGTTCTCGTTCCAACATGGCACTTAATTGTGGAGCATGATAAGAAAAAAGAGGATTTATATGTCAATGCCATCGAAGGCCGAGTGATACCGAAGGATGATAAAGAGAATGAATCATTGGAGTGA
- a CDS encoding Ger(x)C family spore germination protein, giving the protein MKKWLILFCCLLCTACSPPGKILERQGISTIIGYDLLDKDTYKGSISLLQFDRKEEKTSETISAIGSTSKQIRQRLEQQTSHDITSGQLRTILFDKDISEKIGISSFLDTMQRDSSIGSLIFLAITNNTEEVIKNNHYEEYPEMGSYIYQLLEKQERNEMLINSNLRDFFSTLYEIGIDPTLPIISNKNGAAPYIEKVALLKDDKMVGSISLTKTFFIKLFTNRRASLGDITLNIPIEVLEKKGIPLVEKPKGDKFNITIRPIKHRGKVKLSNEDDFYLNATIKVSTIEVQPVITLNNKKSIKKLEQLLGEELSKELGDFLEELRKLNTDPIGIGRKIKSIRKYSNLSDKDLREKYSSLKLKSTIKVEIKRTGAVD; this is encoded by the coding sequence ATGAAAAAATGGCTTATTCTATTTTGTTGTCTTCTCTGTACTGCATGCTCGCCCCCTGGAAAAATATTAGAAAGGCAAGGGATTTCAACTATTATTGGTTATGATTTACTTGATAAAGATACATATAAAGGCTCTATTAGCTTGTTGCAATTTGACCGTAAAGAAGAAAAAACAAGTGAAACCATTTCTGCCATCGGTAGTACAAGCAAACAAATAAGACAAAGGTTAGAACAACAAACAAGCCACGACATTACATCTGGACAATTGAGGACAATACTATTTGATAAAGATATAAGTGAAAAGATAGGAATTTCATCTTTTTTAGATACAATGCAACGAGACAGCAGCATTGGATCATTAATATTTTTGGCTATTACAAACAATACTGAAGAAGTCATTAAAAATAATCACTATGAAGAATACCCTGAGATGGGGTCATATATTTATCAACTATTGGAAAAGCAAGAAAGGAATGAAATGTTAATAAACTCCAACCTGCGTGATTTTTTCTCCACTCTATATGAAATTGGCATCGATCCTACCTTGCCTATTATATCGAATAAGAATGGTGCAGCACCCTATATTGAAAAGGTGGCATTATTAAAGGATGATAAAATGGTCGGTTCTATTTCTTTGACAAAAACCTTTTTCATAAAATTATTCACCAATCGCAGGGCTTCTTTGGGAGATATAACATTAAACATTCCTATAGAGGTTTTAGAAAAAAAGGGAATACCACTAGTCGAAAAGCCAAAAGGAGATAAATTTAACATTACAATTCGCCCAATAAAGCACCGAGGAAAAGTTAAACTATCTAACGAAGATGACTTTTACCTAAACGCAACTATTAAGGTTTCAACTATAGAAGTACAGCCTGTAATTACTCTTAACAATAAGAAATCTATAAAAAAACTGGAGCAACTGCTTGGGGAAGAACTAAGCAAAGAATTGGGGGATTTTCTTGAGGAGTTAAGAAAATTAAATACTGATCCAATTGGCATTGGAAGAAAAATAAAAAGCATCAGAAAATATTCCAATTTAAGTGATAAAGATTTGCGGGAAAAGTATTCAAGTTTAAAGTTAAAATCAACTATTAAGGTTGAAATAAAACGAACAGGTGCTGTTGATTAG
- the rlmH gene encoding 23S rRNA (pseudouridine(1915)-N(3))-methyltransferase RlmH, whose protein sequence is MNISIITVGKLKEKYLKQGIDEYLKRLTAYAKVEIIEVPDEKAPEILSETEMEQVKDKEGERILAKIHPDTHAIALAIQGKMKTSEELADTIDKLGTYGKSKIAFVIGGSLGLSKAVMDRSNESLSFSKMTFPHQLMRLVLVEQVYRAFRINRGEPYHK, encoded by the coding sequence GTGAATATCTCAATAATTACAGTAGGAAAACTAAAAGAAAAATATTTAAAACAAGGAATCGATGAATACTTAAAACGCCTCACCGCCTATGCGAAGGTCGAAATCATTGAAGTCCCCGATGAAAAAGCACCAGAAATTTTAAGTGAAACAGAAATGGAACAAGTCAAAGATAAAGAAGGCGAACGAATCCTCGCAAAAATTCACCCCGATACCCATGCCATTGCGCTAGCTATTCAAGGGAAAATGAAAACCTCAGAGGAACTAGCTGATACAATCGATAAGCTAGGTACATACGGAAAAAGTAAAATTGCCTTTGTGATTGGTGGATCATTAGGATTAAGTAAAGCCGTCATGGACCGTTCAAATGAAAGTCTATCATTTTCCAAGATGACTTTCCCGCATCAGCTGATGAGATTGGTATTAGTCGAGCAGGTGTATCGAGCGTTTCGGATTAATCGGGGGGAACCGTATCACAAATGA
- a CDS encoding YycH family regulatory protein: MKYETMKTVILVFLVGVSIYLTWTLWTFQVNYEEISNSEPVKEVVEPKEVKEIVQPNKLVFHENDHYVGTTNETEINRVMDEIAAWKFYDIGEAKAYRNNDINKVLYGPNKLIIEFPDLVPFELYKGVLRVSDREIPNEEFDKLVIDLSNPSQKVATAYFINTKDNANKVFSGSASYTSLQAFVNKIKNKNESYVPYDSYKVTNGRSLLLPKDSVKLNRNRYYWDKLDGDIIERYKNALFPDPKVVEKSLDGNNIGYNDGTSFLNAKTDLGTISFINPGEKTGNYHNGKDLIKRSIDFVNQNGGWNDDFRYFSKNQEKSQVIFRLFMNGIPVFNNNHLAEIVQSWGESQIYEYERPYIDEMGSLLMTDYQEVELPSASSVLESLLKDDKIDHKKIENILVGYQLDYDSINKILLFEPTWYYQYDGKWQPWDIKGEKYGLE, encoded by the coding sequence ATGAAATATGAAACAATGAAAACAGTTATTCTTGTATTTCTCGTAGGAGTAAGTATTTATTTGACGTGGACATTATGGACTTTCCAAGTTAATTATGAGGAAATTAGCAATTCTGAGCCGGTAAAGGAAGTAGTTGAACCGAAGGAAGTAAAGGAAATTGTACAGCCTAATAAGTTGGTTTTTCACGAAAATGACCATTACGTTGGAACTACGAATGAAACCGAAATTAATCGTGTGATGGATGAGATAGCTGCTTGGAAATTCTATGATATAGGCGAAGCAAAAGCATATAGGAACAATGATATAAATAAAGTGCTGTATGGTCCGAATAAGCTAATCATAGAATTCCCAGATCTTGTTCCGTTTGAGCTTTATAAAGGTGTTCTACGTGTTAGTGATCGTGAAATACCTAATGAAGAATTTGATAAATTGGTAATTGATTTATCAAATCCATCACAAAAGGTGGCAACTGCCTATTTTATCAACACTAAAGATAATGCTAATAAAGTATTTAGTGGATCAGCGAGTTATACTAGTTTACAAGCATTTGTGAATAAAATTAAAAACAAAAATGAATCTTATGTTCCATATGATTCCTACAAAGTAACAAATGGCAGATCCTTATTATTACCTAAAGATAGTGTGAAACTTAACCGAAATAGATATTACTGGGATAAATTAGATGGAGATATTATTGAAAGATATAAAAATGCTTTATTTCCAGATCCGAAAGTCGTAGAGAAAAGTCTCGATGGAAATAATATCGGATATAATGACGGGACTAGCTTTTTGAATGCAAAAACAGATCTAGGTACAATATCTTTTATTAATCCGGGTGAGAAAACAGGGAATTATCATAATGGAAAAGACTTAATCAAACGTAGTATTGATTTTGTTAATCAAAATGGAGGGTGGAATGATGACTTTCGTTACTTCAGTAAAAATCAAGAAAAAAGCCAAGTCATTTTTCGCTTATTCATGAATGGAATTCCTGTTTTTAATAATAATCATCTTGCAGAGATTGTGCAAAGCTGGGGAGAATCACAGATATATGAATATGAGCGCCCATATATAGATGAGATGGGAAGCCTCCTAATGACTGATTATCAAGAGGTTGAATTACCTAGTGCTTCTAGTGTCTTAGAGTCATTGTTAAAAGATGATAAAATTGATCATAAAAAAATTGAAAATATCTTAGTCGGATATCAGCTTGATTATGATTCAATCAATAAAATCCTTCTCTTTGAACCGACATGGTACTATCAGTATGACGGTAAGTGGCAGCCATGGGATATTAAGGGGGAGAAATATGGATTGGAATAA
- a CDS encoding MFS transporter — protein sequence MSSTLKIYTLAVLSFLVGTSEYIIAGILDKIAESTGVTLVTAGQLITIFSLSYAFGTPIVMALTARMERRKLLLYALTLFVISNVLAYMLTGYELLIASRILMGISAGVTVVASLTIATKVALPGKEGSAIAAVLMGFTASLILGVPIGRVISSAYEWKAIFGGIGLVGLLALFIIAITIPRMAAEAPVPLRSQLALLKQPKMLIGLSVSFFWIVGYSIFYSYISPFLLTVTGMSDKTLSITLFAVGIASLIGSKFGGFGTDKWGIHRTLIGGLSLNVAALLLIMLFAQSPVILISVLVIWSCSTWSPGPPQQLHLIRLAPESSGIMLSLNNSTIQLAMAAGAGIGGAAVEQISLSSVTWVAAVGTAFAVGAVFLSRRYDRSTSSQALGGQSIINS from the coding sequence ATGTCCAGTACCTTAAAGATCTACACATTAGCGGTTCTTAGTTTTTTAGTTGGAACGTCGGAGTATATCATCGCCGGCATTCTAGATAAGATTGCGGAATCAACGGGAGTCACATTGGTAACAGCCGGCCAGTTAATTACTATTTTTTCACTCTCTTACGCTTTTGGCACTCCAATTGTTATGGCTTTAACAGCACGTATGGAACGACGGAAACTGTTACTTTATGCTCTAACCTTATTTGTCATCAGCAATGTACTCGCCTATATGTTAACGGGATATGAACTTCTTATCGCTTCCCGGATCCTCATGGGTATAAGCGCAGGGGTCACGGTTGTTGCCTCCCTTACGATAGCGACCAAGGTCGCGCTGCCAGGCAAGGAAGGAAGTGCGATTGCGGCCGTCCTTATGGGCTTCACGGCTTCCTTGATTCTTGGTGTCCCTATTGGGAGAGTGATTTCCTCGGCTTACGAATGGAAGGCAATTTTCGGGGGAATTGGTTTAGTCGGACTATTAGCGCTATTCATTATTGCAATAACAATTCCGCGAATGGCTGCAGAAGCTCCTGTACCCTTGCGGAGTCAGCTCGCATTACTGAAGCAACCAAAAATGTTGATTGGATTATCTGTATCTTTCTTTTGGATTGTCGGATACTCCATTTTTTACTCCTACATTTCACCGTTCCTTCTGACAGTAACCGGAATGAGTGATAAAACTTTGAGCATCACTTTATTTGCGGTTGGTATCGCAAGCTTGATCGGGTCTAAGTTTGGAGGTTTCGGCACGGACAAATGGGGCATTCATCGTACCCTAATCGGAGGATTATCACTTAATGTCGCAGCATTACTTCTAATCATGCTTTTTGCCCAATCACCGGTGATTTTGATCTCGGTGTTAGTCATATGGTCATGCTCAACATGGTCTCCGGGTCCTCCGCAGCAATTACACTTAATCAGGCTAGCACCTGAATCTTCAGGCATAATGCTTAGCTTGAATAATTCAACCATTCAGCTTGCCATGGCAGCTGGAGCTGGAATCGGTGGTGCTGCCGTAGAGCAAATATCACTCTCTTCTGTTACCTGGGTCGCGGCGGTGGGTACCGCTTTTGCGGTGGGAGCAGTGTTCTTATCACGTAGATATGACAGATCTACTTCCAGCCAAGCGCTAGGTGGACAATCCATTATCAACTCATAG
- a CDS encoding AraC family transcriptional regulator has protein sequence MNEEITRQQQELASLIDRHTPNSGKHDTAISSLKLFRYQGEKQPIYSVYDPALCIVAQGAKMVMLGQECYDYNPASYLVASVNLPITGQIIQASHQHPYLSLQLNFSTDQIVDIIKASHSEWGDKEDLGRGLLVSQTSQSLLDAVLRLVRLLDSDRHIPALAPLVIREILYWILQDEQGGASIRQFAVAGSHAERIAKVISFINRNFAKPLRMDELAKVASMSPSSLHFHFKEVTAMSPLQYQKQLRLQEARRLLLLDIPEAANAGFQVGYESPSQFSREYARMFGLPPLSDIKQLRESLAE, from the coding sequence ATGAATGAGGAAATCACGAGACAACAGCAGGAATTGGCAAGTCTTATCGATCGCCATACACCTAACTCTGGAAAACATGATACAGCTATTTCTTCTTTAAAATTATTTCGCTATCAAGGAGAGAAGCAACCGATCTATTCGGTCTATGATCCTGCGTTGTGCATTGTCGCACAAGGAGCAAAAATGGTGATGTTAGGACAAGAATGCTATGACTATAATCCAGCGTCCTATTTGGTTGCCTCCGTAAATTTGCCGATTACCGGACAAATCATTCAAGCTTCTCACCAGCATCCTTACTTAAGCCTTCAACTGAATTTTAGTACGGATCAGATCGTAGATATTATCAAAGCGTCTCATTCGGAATGGGGTGATAAGGAAGACTTGGGGCGAGGCCTGTTGGTGAGCCAAACGAGCCAGTCTCTTCTTGACGCTGTATTGAGATTAGTTCGGCTTCTAGATTCGGATCGACATATTCCTGCTCTTGCTCCTTTGGTCATTCGTGAAATTCTGTACTGGATTTTGCAGGATGAACAGGGAGGGGCTTCGATCCGGCAGTTCGCCGTGGCCGGCAGCCATGCTGAGAGGATTGCAAAAGTGATTAGTTTCATAAACCGTAATTTCGCTAAGCCTTTACGTATGGATGAGTTGGCAAAAGTCGCAAGCATGAGCCCATCTTCATTACACTTTCATTTCAAAGAGGTTACCGCAATGAGCCCCTTGCAATATCAAAAGCAATTAAGATTGCAGGAAGCTCGCCGCCTATTGCTTTTAGATATACCTGAAGCGGCGAATGCCGGATTCCAAGTGGGTTATGAAAGTCCTTCTCAGTTCAGCCGTGAATACGCTCGAATGTTTGGCCTGCCTCCATTAAGCGATATCAAGCAACTTCGTGAGTCTTTAGCTGAGTAG
- a CDS encoding Atu4866 domain-containing protein → MEKRNNEEQTSYVGMWVTRDGYIRHELLPNGRYDEARGNRKSAYQGRYIINGDHIDYVDDTGFTADGDFRNGVLYHAGMILYREK, encoded by the coding sequence ATGGAAAAAAGAAACAATGAAGAACAAACATCTTATGTAGGCATGTGGGTTACCCGTGACGGATATATCCGACATGAGCTTCTGCCTAACGGACGTTACGACGAGGCGCGTGGCAATCGGAAAAGCGCCTATCAAGGCCGCTATATTATTAATGGGGATCATATCGATTATGTAGACGATACCGGTTTCACAGCTGACGGGGATTTTCGTAACGGCGTTCTCTACCACGCAGGGATGATTTTATATCGAGAAAAATAA
- a CDS encoding MBL fold metallo-hydrolase, translating into MSLHFSVLASGSTGNAIYVETDKHSFLVDAGLSGKQMEALFQKIDRKPDNLDGILVTHEHSDHIKGVGILARKYKLPIYANEQTWKAMDGLIGTVPTEQKFLFEMETIKTFGSLDIESFGVSHDAVEPMFYVFNQGQKKLVVITDTGYVSDRMKGTISNADVFIFESNHDVQMLRMGKYPWSIKRRILSDVGHVSNEDAAIAMSEVIGDATKRIYLAHLSLDNNMKDLARMSVAQTLEAQGSGVGHQFDLFDTDPKIPTPLTAV; encoded by the coding sequence ATGTCATTGCATTTTAGTGTACTTGCTAGTGGAAGTACAGGAAATGCGATATATGTTGAAACAGATAAACATTCCTTTTTAGTTGATGCGGGACTAAGTGGGAAGCAGATGGAAGCCTTGTTTCAAAAAATTGATCGCAAACCGGATAATTTAGACGGAATTCTTGTTACACATGAGCACAGTGACCATATAAAAGGTGTTGGGATACTAGCACGTAAATATAAATTACCCATTTATGCTAATGAACAAACGTGGAAAGCAATGGATGGATTAATCGGAACGGTTCCAACCGAGCAAAAATTCCTATTTGAGATGGAAACGATAAAAACATTTGGATCATTAGATATTGAGTCCTTTGGTGTTTCACATGATGCAGTAGAACCAATGTTTTATGTGTTTAATCAAGGGCAGAAAAAGCTCGTAGTCATTACGGATACAGGTTATGTTAGTGATCGAATGAAAGGAACCATTTCAAATGCCGATGTTTTTATTTTTGAAAGCAATCATGACGTTCAAATGCTAAGAATGGGGAAATACCCTTGGAGTATTAAAAGAAGAATATTAAGTGATGTAGGTCATGTTTCAAATGAAGATGCTGCCATTGCAATGAGTGAGGTAATCGGCGACGCCACTAAGAGAATATACCTTGCCCATTTAAGTCTTGATAACAATATGAAAGATCTTGCTAGAATGAGTGTAGCTCAAACCCTCGAAGCACAAGGATCAGGGGTTGGTCATCAATTTGATTTATTCGATACTGATCCAAAAATCCCAACTCCACTTACAGCGGTGTAA
- a CDS encoding rhodanese-like domain-containing protein encodes MNALDYFNARLEATISPMDFMRSKQMDPEKYFLIDVRNGPIHVRSVTIKDANVIHEQELPNRLNEIPKDKEIIVYCWDVWCNTAAKVAKSLLEQDYKVKELTGGIAAWQEMNFPVSDTTKVDNISDNCGC; translated from the coding sequence ATGAATGCACTTGATTATTTTAATGCACGTCTTGAAGCAACAATAAGCCCTATGGATTTTATGAGATCTAAGCAAATGGATCCTGAGAAATACTTCTTAATCGATGTTAGAAACGGTCCAATTCATGTAAGAAGTGTAACAATTAAGGATGCTAATGTTATACATGAACAAGAATTACCAAACCGATTAAATGAAATACCAAAGGATAAGGAAATTATCGTTTATTGCTGGGATGTCTGGTGCAATACTGCTGCCAAAGTAGCAAAGTCTTTATTGGAACAAGATTATAAAGTTAAAGAGTTGACCGGAGGAATCGCGGCATGGCAAGAAATGAACTTTCCTGTCTCAGATACAACAAAGGTTGATAATATTTCTGATAATTGTGGATGCTGA
- a CDS encoding S1C family serine protease encodes MGYYDDHEENRYKQPNRKKGGSFLSGLIGAIIGALIVVLAFPVINGVTNNTSDNETTSTVENNQNSHNNVTGKTVSLDVTTDITKAVAKAEKAVVGIANIQSQSFWTQQGQGDQSQETGSGSGVIYKKENGKAFIVTNNHVVEGADQLEVTLSDGKKLPAKLLGSDVWTDLAVVEVDGKEVSTVAEFGDSDKLKLGEPVIAIGNPLGQQFSGSVTQGIVSGVNRTVPMDLNNDGLEDWEAEVLQTDAAINPGNSGGALVNVSGQVVGINSMKIAQEAVEGIGFSIPINYAEPVINDLEKYGKIRRPAMGVTLQNVSDIPAYHQQETLRLPKDMNQGVMVESVSPGSPAGKAGMQEMDVIYELDGQKVNNILELRKYLYNNKKPGDTMKVKFYRQGKSKEATLTLSNESNL; translated from the coding sequence GTGGGTTATTATGATGATCATGAAGAGAATCGCTATAAACAACCAAATAGAAAAAAAGGCGGTTCTTTTTTATCTGGATTAATTGGAGCAATTATTGGAGCACTTATTGTCGTACTAGCATTTCCTGTTATCAATGGTGTGACAAATAATACCTCAGATAACGAAACAACATCTACAGTAGAAAATAACCAAAACAGCCACAATAATGTAACAGGAAAAACAGTCTCACTTGATGTGACTACCGATATTACCAAAGCAGTGGCAAAAGCCGAAAAAGCAGTAGTTGGGATTGCTAATATTCAATCTCAAAGCTTCTGGACTCAGCAGGGGCAAGGAGATCAATCCCAGGAAACAGGCTCTGGCTCAGGTGTCATTTATAAAAAAGAAAATGGGAAAGCCTTTATTGTGACGAACAATCACGTGGTTGAAGGGGCAGATCAATTAGAGGTAACTCTATCCGATGGTAAGAAATTACCTGCAAAATTATTAGGCAGTGATGTATGGACTGACCTTGCTGTTGTTGAGGTTGACGGTAAAGAAGTGAGCACAGTTGCAGAGTTTGGCGACTCAGATAAATTAAAGCTTGGTGAACCTGTCATCGCCATTGGGAATCCACTTGGACAGCAATTTTCAGGTTCTGTCACACAAGGAATTGTATCGGGTGTAAATCGTACAGTACCAATGGATTTAAATAATGATGGATTAGAGGATTGGGAAGCAGAAGTATTACAAACAGATGCAGCAATCAATCCTGGTAACAGTGGTGGTGCGCTAGTAAACGTATCTGGTCAAGTTGTTGGTATTAATTCAATGAAAATTGCACAAGAAGCAGTAGAAGGGATCGGCTTCTCGATTCCAATTAATTATGCTGAGCCAGTTATTAATGATTTAGAGAAATACGGAAAAATTAGAAGACCAGCTATGGGTGTGACTTTACAAAATGTAAGTGATATTCCAGCCTATCATCAACAAGAGACATTACGATTACCAAAGGATATGAATCAAGGTGTGATGGTTGAAAGTGTATCACCGGGATCTCCAGCTGGCAAAGCAGGAATGCAAGAAATGGATGTTATTTATGAATTGGATGGCCAGAAGGTAAATAACATTCTTGAGTTAAGAAAGTACTTATATAATAATAAAAAACCTGGCGATACTATGAAGGTGAAATTTTATCGCCAAGGAAAATCAAAAGAAGCAACATTAACATTATCGAATGAATCCAACCTATAA
- a CDS encoding EVE domain-containing protein, with product MDNNYSSKESMQETTPYQKFTAIGKVIDDDVFQFDMGNDFIPFRRNIDFISCTETSIDPLILHLTFIKNKKRWGYPFRFGHLEISEKDFKLISEKMIEV from the coding sequence TTGGATAATAATTACTCTTCAAAGGAAAGTATGCAAGAAACTACTCCTTATCAAAAGTTCACTGCAATAGGCAAAGTTATCGATGATGATGTTTTTCAATTTGATATGGGGAATGATTTCATACCTTTCCGAAGAAATATAGATTTTATTAGTTGTACAGAAACATCTATTGATCCATTAATCCTACACCTCACTTTCATTAAGAATAAGAAGCGTTGGGGATATCCTTTTCGATTTGGTCATTTAGAGATAAGTGAAAAAGATTTTAAACTAATTTCGGAAAAGATGATTGAAGTTTAA
- a CDS encoding CxxH/CxxC protein translates to MVYACAEHVEYALEIATEQRMEAPNFEKIDEKNNLSTSCEYCKNPAIYLVGN, encoded by the coding sequence ATGGTTTACGCATGTGCGGAACATGTTGAATATGCGCTGGAAATCGCTACAGAACAGAGGATGGAAGCACCAAATTTTGAAAAAATTGATGAGAAAAACAACTTATCCACAAGTTGTGAATACTGCAAAAACCCAGCAATATATCTTGTGGGGAACTAA
- a CDS encoding SDR family oxidoreductase — protein MSNIAGKVVVITGASSGIGKATARLLAQNGAHVVLGARRTEKLEAITSAIRSEGGLADYSLLDVTKRDQMEELINYVKNRFGKVDVIVNNAGVMPLSKLEALKVDEWDRMIDVNVRGVLHGIAAGLPIMKEQGFGQFINISSIGGHTVSPTAAVYCATKFAVRAISEGLRMEVCDDIRVTIVSPGVTESELADSITDDEASQVMKEYRKIAISPDAIARTILFAIEQPADVDVNEIIVRPTAAN, from the coding sequence ATGTCTAACATTGCAGGGAAAGTTGTAGTAATTACGGGGGCAAGCAGCGGTATCGGTAAAGCTACTGCACGTCTTCTTGCTCAAAACGGTGCACATGTTGTATTAGGAGCAAGACGCACGGAAAAACTAGAGGCTATTACATCCGCAATTCGTTCAGAAGGTGGCTTAGCGGATTATAGCTTACTGGATGTCACCAAAAGGGATCAAATGGAAGAACTCATCAACTATGTGAAAAACAGATTTGGAAAAGTTGATGTGATCGTGAATAACGCAGGAGTGATGCCCCTCTCAAAACTTGAAGCTCTGAAGGTTGACGAATGGGATCGTATGATCGACGTTAATGTTCGCGGCGTACTTCATGGCATTGCAGCAGGGCTTCCAATTATGAAGGAACAAGGTTTTGGTCAATTCATTAATATCTCTTCAATTGGGGGACACACCGTTTCACCGACTGCTGCTGTGTATTGTGCAACTAAATTTGCAGTCCGGGCTATATCTGAAGGGCTTCGTATGGAGGTTTGCGATGATATCCGCGTAACCATCGTTTCACCGGGGGTAACCGAATCTGAACTGGCTGATAGTATTACGGATGACGAAGCAAGCCAGGTGATGAAAGAGTATCGGAAGATTGCTATTTCACCAGATGCTATTGCTCGCACAATCTTATTTGCGATTGAGCAACCTGCAGACGTTGATGTAAACGAGATAATTGTAAGACCAACTGCAGCTAATTAA